In Macaca fascicularis isolate 582-1 chromosome X, T2T-MFA8v1.1, one DNA window encodes the following:
- the LOC102123911 gene encoding peptidyl-prolyl cis-trans isomerase A encodes MVNPTVFFDIAVDGEPLGRVSFKLFADKVPKTAENFHALSTGEKGFGYKGSCFHRIIPGFMCQGGDFTRHNGTGGKSIYGEKFKGENFILKHTGPGILSMANAGPNTNGSQFFICTAKTEWLDGKHVVFGKVKEGMNIVEAMERFGSRNGKTSKKITIADCGQLE; translated from the coding sequence ATGGTCAACCCTACCGTGTTCTTCGACATTGCCGTCGACGGCGAGCCCTTGGGCCGCGTCTCCTTCAAGCTGTTTGCAGACAAGgttccaaagacagcagaaaattttcatgctctgagcactggagagaaaggatttggttataagggttcctgctttcacagaattattccagggttTATGTGTCAGGGTGGTGACTTCACACGCCATAATGGCACTGGTGGCAAGTCCATCTATGGGGAGAAATTTAAAGGTGAGAACTTCATCCTAAAGCATACAGGTCCTGGCATCTTGTCCATGGCAAATGCTGGACCCAACACAAAtggttcccagtttttcatctgcactgccaagactgagtggttggatggcaagcatgtggtctttggcaaagtgaaagaaggcatgaaTATTGTGGAGGCCATGGAGCGCTTTGGGTCCAGGAATGGCAAGACCAGCAAGAAGATCACCATTGCTGACTGTGGACAACTCGAATAA